One window from the genome of Dermacentor silvarum isolate Dsil-2018 chromosome 5, BIME_Dsil_1.4, whole genome shotgun sequence encodes:
- the LOC119453568 gene encoding protein TsetseEP-like encodes MKSVSVIAITLALLAQSNFADQAAEPAENVNQIRELYPAPWLPRPWPYPRPYPLPRPWPQPWPQPEPLPWPQPRPLPEPMDFTVKDLQAVDISAEEEPKTRQRRAIIFKPRPWLRPWPRPFPRPGR; translated from the exons ATGAAGTCCGTTTCCGTCATCGCCATCACATTGGCGCTTCTCGCCCAGTCCAACTTTGCCGATCAAG CAGCCGAGCCCGCGGAAAACGTCAACCAGATTCGCGAGCTCTACCCGGCCCCTTGGCTTCCTCGGCCATGGCCCTACCCCCGGCCCTATCCCCTTCCTCGGCCATGGCCACAACCTTGGCCACAACCTGAGCCTCTACCTTGGCCTCAGCCCAGGCCTTTGCCTGAGCCGATGGATTTCACGGTGAAAG ACCTGCAGGCAGTGGACATTTCCGCCGAGGAAGAGCCAAAGACGAGGCAGCGTCGAGCTATCATCTTTAAGCCTAGGCCTTGGCTCCGCCCCTGGCCCAGGCCCTTTCCTCGTCCCGGGCGCTAG